The following nucleotide sequence is from Alkalihalobacillus sp. LMS39.
GGCTCAAAAAACATTTATTCAACATGCTTCACATGAATTAAAAACGCCGATTATGGTCATTAAAAGCTATGCTCAATCTGTAAAAGACGGAATTCTTCCAAAAGAAAATATTGAAAGTACGATGAATGTCATTATGGAAGAGTCGAATCGCATGGAACAACGTGTTAAAGACATGATTTATTATACAAAACTTGATTCATTAAAAGATGAAAAAGCAAATCATGAAAACATAACCTTTGGTGAAATTGCCTTTCATATTGAAGAACGGTTTCGGATGCAACGAGAAGAAATACGCTTCATTATAGAAGGGGCAGATATTCGTTTTAATGGCGATTATGAACAGCTTCAAGTGATGCTAGAAAACTTTGTTGAAAATGCGTTGCGTTATGCAGAAAGCCGAATTTGGATTCGAGCAGAAGTGAAAGAGAAGGATGTTCATATTTCTGTAGAAAATGATGGAGATCATATTGCAGAATCGGAATTGGCAACGATATTTGCACCTTTCCATAAAGGCAATAAAGGTCAATTTGGGTTAGGGCTAGCGATTGTAAAACGAATCGCTGAACTTCATTTTGGCTACACATTTGCACAAAATACAGACGATGGAGTAAAGTTTACCGTTTGTATTCCGAAAGAACAGCAAACAAAGAAAAAACAATCATAATGAAACAATGAATTGGGTGTCTAGTATAGACGCCCTTCTTTTCTCTGTTATACTTAAAAGACAAGGATAGAAGGCAGGTGAGGAAATGAGTAAAGGGATTGCTCATTATCAAGTTGGATCGTCAATTGAACATTATTTTCTAATTAAAAGCGTGACAAAGGGGATGGCCAGTAATGGCAAGCCGTTTTTAACATTAATCTTAAGTGACCATACTGGAGAAATTGAAGCAAAGCTATGGGCATGTTCTCCTGAAGATGAAGCTACATTTGTGAGTAAAACGATCGTGCATATTCATGGGGATATTTCAGACTATCGTGGTAGACATCAATTAAAAATTAATAATATACGCCCGACTTCGCCGATGGATAATGTAAAAATCGCAGACTTTGTGAAATCGGCTCCTCTGCATCCTGAAGATATGTTGAGTAAAATTACACAATATATTTTTGAAATGGAAAATGCAAATATCCAACGACTAACGAGACATTTAGTGAAAAAACATCAAAAACAATTTTTAGAAGTACCCGCAGCAACGAAAAACCATCATGAATTTGTATCAGGACTTGCTTACCATGTTGTTAGTATGCTCGATTTAGCGCAAGCAATTACAAAATTATATCCAAGCCTAGATGCGGATTTATTATATGCAGGTGTGATTTTGCATGATTTAGGGAAAGTAAAAGAATTATCAGGTGCGATTGATACAACATATACACTTGAAGGGAAATTATTAGGACATATTACTATTATGGTCAATGAGATTGCAGAAGCGGCCAAAGAGCTTGAAATCGATAGTGAGGAAATTTTAATTCTTCAGCATATGGTATTAAGTCATCATGGCAAAGGCGAATGGGGGAGCCCAAAACCTCCATTAGTGAAAGAAGCTGAAATCCTCCACATGATTGATAATATTGATGCAAAAATGAATATGATGGATAGAGTCCTTGAGCGTGTCCAGCCAGGAGACTTTACCGAAAGAGTAATGGCGCTTGAGCATCGTTCTTTATATAAACCAACATTCCATGAACAGCCATTACCCTTGCCAAATAAATAAGAAAACAAGCGCCTCCTTTATGAGAAAGGGGGCGTTTGTTTATTCATAGAGCCCATAAAATGCTTCTTAGTCAGATATAGGCTTTTTCCATGATTACATATTTTTCTTCATCAAGAAACACACTAACGGTAAAAGGAGGGATAACAATGGCGAAGGAAAATCAAACGGATAGTGCCAAAGTTGCAACAAACTCATATGACCCAAAAGATTATAATAGTGAAAAGCAAGTGGATAAAGGTCTTGCAATGACGCATGAGCAAGTGAGTGATGCATATGTGGAAGGGACAATTGATGGGAAAATTGATGAGTATCGTGGAAAAGACACGGATCTTCCACGTGGAGGATTTGAAGAAAAAAATCTTACAAAAGAATAAAGAAAACAAAAGTCAAAGGGAAAACCTTTGGCTTTTTATACATATGTCCAAAAGACAAGCATATGCATAGAATAACGGTTATTAATTTATTGGAGAGGGTGTACAGGATGGAAAATGTACTTAAAAAAAGAGGACTAATGATTGGATTACTCGTTCTTGCGGTTGCTATTTATTTTATGAGTGGATCGTCCCTGCCTGTATTGTTTACTAGTGGTCCGCTATGGACGTACCTCGTCATTATAGGGATTATCGGTAGCGGGTATATGGCAGTGAAATATACACTTGAAGATAGAAAAATCGATGAAGAATGGATTGAACAAGAAGGTCAAGTGTATATGGAGCGATTAGAAGAAGCGAAAAAAAAGAAAAACAAATTATCGTAATGAAAAAAGAGGGTGTCGCCCTGTTTGATAAAAACAGAGCTGACATCCTCTTTCTTGTTTCTTAATAGTAGAAAGTTGCCCCAACAATGACAAGAAGAATAAATAAAACAACAATAAGAGTAAAGTCTAAACCAAATCCTGCTCCTGGAGTTGTCATACGTAAAAAACATCCTTTCCTTGTGTAAATATCACGTTCTACTACATACACTATGCAGTGGGAAAAAAGATGTTTGGGCTCTTTGGGCATTTTTTTTAAAAGGAAAAAGCAGTAAAAGGATGTTTCCTTTTACTGCTTATATATTAGTCTAAGATCCCTTTGAATTGTGGGTCTTTAATATCAATCTTTGCATCTTCAAGCAATTGAGCAAAAATTTCATCAGGTGTTTTTGCTAGTTCATACTCAATCGCTTCACGAATATCTTCTAGTGAAGGAGTGATTTTATCTGTTACATTAATAATGTGGAATCCAAATTGTGATTCTACTGGGTCACTAATTTCGCCTGGTTCTAGAGCAAACGCAGCACCTTCGAATTCAGGAACCATAGCACCTTTACCGAATGTCCCTAGATCTCCACCTTGGTCAGCGGATCCTTCGTCATTTGAGTATTCTTTTGCAAGGTCTGCAAAATCTTCACCTTCATTTAGTTTATCTAACACTTCATTTGCTGTTTCCATGTCTTCTACTAAAATATGGCGTGCTTCTACTTCTGTATATTGGTCTTTGTTTTCTTCATAATGAGCTTCAATGCTCTCCTCTGTAACGCCTTCTCTTGAAAGACGGTCCATTGCAACTTGCGGGAAGAGATAATCTTCTTTAAATTGTTCAATGCTATCTACTGGCAGTTGATATTGTGTTTGTAGCATTTCTAATAATTCTTTATCTTCTGCGACACCAAAGCCTTCTTTTAATGTATTGTACTCTTCGTCAACTTCTTCATCCGTTATATTTAAAGATTCTGCTTTTGCTAAAATAACTTGTTGTTGAATTAATTGACGTAAATGTTGCTCACCATAATTATCTTTTAATTCTTGTAGAAAGTCTTCCGTAGTAATTGTATGGCCATCAATGTCAACTAGGGTAGTACCAGATCCAGCTTCGTTGTTGTCTGCACACCCTGCTAACAATAAAGCTCCAGTCAGTGCAAATGTCGTAATCATCTTTTTATTCATTGCTTGTCCACTCCTCAATCAAAATCAAATAAAACCTATATAAAGGTAACAAGGTCTACTATAACATATCTACAGTCGAAATGCATGCTGATTCCTATGTAAAATTAAGTGATTCGCCTAGTACGAAAAAGAATGTGCTGCATAGGATAAAGTAACGAAGCAAAGAGGAGGTGTTAAGATGACTCACGCATACCACGGTGGCTTTGCGTTAATCGTCGTATTGTTCATCTTATTAATCATCGTCGGTGCTTCTTGGTACTAAGGGTTTTTAACCTAAAAAAAATAAGTTAACTTTATTTAAAGGAGGTCCTATCATGAGCCACGGATACACTGGAGGTTTCGCGTTACTAGTTGTATTATTCATTTTGCTTGTTATTATCGGAGCAAGCTGGGGATATGGATACTAATAAATAAGGTGAAAGTAAAAGGAAGAAGTGTCTCCACTTCTTCCTTTTTGTTAAACCTTGAAACGAAAAGACGCTCCCTTCGTTTTTCTTTATGTTTACGTAAATAAAATTTTTACATACGTTGAAGTTAATAAGATGGTCAAAAGCACATTAATGGTACGAAACACTTTTGGTTGTCTTTCTTCAGGAATTTCTTTTTGAAGACAAAGTGCATTTGTCATAGAATTAATGGTAAACAATATAAAAGAAGCAAATAGACCGAAAAAGAAAAGCATACTAGGCCTCCAATTCATCTGCGTAACTAGGACGAGTTTTTATCTAGTGATATTATTTACTTTAACAAAAGTTGAAAAAAAAAGATACTATTTAGGTACTTTTTTATTTTTCAAATTCTTGTAAAATAGAATACTAGAGAGGTGATAGTTTGAAATTTCAAGAAATCAATCGGTGGAAGTTTGCGTTTTTTACGTTATTAGGAATGGTTATTTTGTTGTTTATCATTGCCATCATTGCATTTAATCGATTATTTCCTTCGATTGAAGAAACAGAGTGGTCAATTTCTCAAAATGAGGGAAATGCCGTATTTACGATTCAAACCACTCGCGATGATCTAAACCAATTTTTAGCAACGATGATCGAACAAATGCCGGAAGAAAATGTTCCATACGAAGTGACGATAGAAGAGCAACATATCCAATTTAATTCTTCTCTTTCGCTTTTAGGGAATAATGTACCAATGGAAGTTTATTTGCAACCAGAAGTTCATGACAATGGAGATTTAATCCTGCAAGTCAATTCTTTTTCGTTAGGCATTTTTCAAATACCAAGCCAACAAATTCTCCAGCTTGCGAAAAATTATGTAGAATTACCAGAGTGGGTTCATATCCATCCATCTGACAATCGAGTCCATTTGAATGTTAATGAAATGGACAATCCTTATGGGGCCGTTATTGCATTTACAAAATTTGATTTGCTTCAAGATGAAATTGAATTAGAAGTACGAATAAAATAACGGGACAATAGAGTCTATGCTACTGCATCAGACTCTATTGCTTTTGATTAAAATATGAAAACCTTCTTTATGGTCAGAAATGAACGCTTCCTTTGGGGCGCGAGTGACTTGTTTGGCGTATAAAATATCATACACACTTAATCCAAAATTTACAGATGCTAATATCGAAAAGTAGTGAAGATGAGCTGGTGATAAATAAGCACCAACACAGCAAATGAACGTGATAATAAACACCGGAAATAACGTTGAGATAAGACATACATTTCTCGGTAGCGGTTCAATAATATGACAAAATAATTTAGGGATATGATTTGTTTTTGCCCATTCAATTTTCGCTTTTTTTCCAATCATCCAAATCGGAACACAGTGTAATAATTTATGAAAGATAAATAGAACAGGAATGCCAATGAGCAGCGGCAGAAGCCCATACTCCATATAGGGAGGAGTAGGGATGATGGAACTTAATAGTAAATAAAAAAATAAGAAAAATCCAATTATCGAAGAAAACGAAATTAAGGAAAGGCGAGTCGATCCATAGTCTCGTGATATATTAATTGACTTCCAGCAGTTCATGTTATGGTACCTCCTCATTCTATCCCTTGAATAATTTACGCCTTTTTTTCTAAGAAATCAATAGGCAAAAATATAAAATAACAAAAAAAAGTGACTTAAAAGGATTTTTTTTCTTCAGTCCTTTTAAGACACTTGGTTTTTGGCTTTATAAACTTGGTTATTTCATTTCTGCTGGCGCTTTTAATTTTAATGTTCCTTTATCATCAGTGAAGTCTTGTTCAAACTTTTCCATGGATTGTTCAAAAGTCTGAATGAACTCCGGTCCATAGACATGACGGACGATACTAATAAGCTCAGAAAATTCAGGAAATTTACCATACAAATCTTTAATCGGTAACGCTCCACCGTAAATGGAGTACGTGCTTGGGTTATATTGCTCCAATGTTTTTAATAATAGTTCTTCGCCTTGCTTTGTTAAATACACATATGTGTTCCTTTTATCATCTTCCTTTTTGGAAAAAGATAAATATCCCCGTTCTTCTAACTTTTTCGAGAAATTAAACGCGGTTGACACATGCATCACTCCGAATTGTGCAATATCTGAAATCGAAGCCCCTTCTAAGTTGTAGGAGAGCCATAAAATGTGATGTTCATTGATATTTAAGTCAAATGGCTTGATCCAATTTTGCCAATCCTTCTCCACTGATTTCCATAATGCTTTACTTAACTGGGCTACTTTATGACTGAACATGATGGACTGTACGACGGAATACGTATTGTTTTGGTCCATATCTCTCCCCCACTACTGTTTATTCAATTTCTATTTTCTTTCTATTATGACAAGTTTTATCGCTATAATAAAGACCTAGTTTTAC
It contains:
- a CDS encoding YjcZ family sporulation protein → MSHGYTGGFALLVVLFILLVIIGASWGYGY
- a CDS encoding sporulation YhaL family protein; amino-acid sequence: MENVLKKRGLMIGLLVLAVAIYFMSGSSLPVLFTSGPLWTYLVIIGIIGSGYMAVKYTLEDRKIDEEWIEQEGQVYMERLEEAKKKKNKLS
- a CDS encoding YpmS family protein, which produces MKFQEINRWKFAFFTLLGMVILLFIIAIIAFNRLFPSIEETEWSISQNEGNAVFTIQTTRDDLNQFLATMIEQMPEENVPYEVTIEEQHIQFNSSLSLLGNNVPMEVYLQPEVHDNGDLILQVNSFSLGIFQIPSQQILQLAKNYVELPEWVHIHPSDNRVHLNVNEMDNPYGAVIAFTKFDLLQDEIELEVRIK
- a CDS encoding YjcZ family sporulation protein; this translates as MTTPGAGFGLDFTLIVVLFILLVIVGATFYY
- the yhaM gene encoding 3'-5' exoribonuclease YhaM, whose amino-acid sequence is MSKGIAHYQVGSSIEHYFLIKSVTKGMASNGKPFLTLILSDHTGEIEAKLWACSPEDEATFVSKTIVHIHGDISDYRGRHQLKINNIRPTSPMDNVKIADFVKSAPLHPEDMLSKITQYIFEMENANIQRLTRHLVKKHQKQFLEVPAATKNHHEFVSGLAYHVVSMLDLAQAITKLYPSLDADLLYAGVILHDLGKVKELSGAIDTTYTLEGKLLGHITIMVNEIAEAAKELEIDSEEILILQHMVLSHHGKGEWGSPKPPLVKEAEILHMIDNIDAKMNMMDRVLERVQPGDFTERVMALEHRSLYKPTFHEQPLPLPNK
- a CDS encoding peptidylprolyl isomerase yields the protein MNKKMITTFALTGALLLAGCADNNEAGSGTTLVDIDGHTITTEDFLQELKDNYGEQHLRQLIQQQVILAKAESLNITDEEVDEEYNTLKEGFGVAEDKELLEMLQTQYQLPVDSIEQFKEDYLFPQVAMDRLSREGVTEESIEAHYEENKDQYTEVEARHILVEDMETANEVLDKLNEGEDFADLAKEYSNDEGSADQGGDLGTFGKGAMVPEFEGAAFALEPGEISDPVESQFGFHIINVTDKITPSLEDIREAIEYELAKTPDEIFAQLLEDAKIDIKDPQFKGILD
- a CDS encoding YozQ family protein; this encodes MAKENQTDSAKVATNSYDPKDYNSEKQVDKGLAMTHEQVSDAYVEGTIDGKIDEYRGKDTDLPRGGFEEKNLTKE
- a CDS encoding HTH-type transcriptional regulator Hpr, which produces MDQNNTYSVVQSIMFSHKVAQLSKALWKSVEKDWQNWIKPFDLNINEHHILWLSYNLEGASISDIAQFGVMHVSTAFNFSKKLEERGYLSFSKKEDDKRNTYVYLTKQGEELLLKTLEQYNPSTYSIYGGALPIKDLYGKFPEFSELISIVRHVYGPEFIQTFEQSMEKFEQDFTDDKGTLKLKAPAEMK
- a CDS encoding DUF3267 domain-containing protein, which produces MNCWKSINISRDYGSTRLSLISFSSIIGFFLFFYLLLSSIIPTPPYMEYGLLPLLIGIPVLFIFHKLLHCVPIWMIGKKAKIEWAKTNHIPKLFCHIIEPLPRNVCLISTLFPVFIITFICCVGAYLSPAHLHYFSILASVNFGLSVYDILYAKQVTRAPKEAFISDHKEGFHILIKSNRV
- a CDS encoding YjcZ family sporulation protein — its product is MTHAYHGGFALIVVLFILLIIVGASWY